The following coding sequences are from one Rhipicephalus microplus isolate Deutch F79 chromosome 3, USDA_Rmic, whole genome shotgun sequence window:
- the LOC119184739 gene encoding uncharacterized protein LOC119184739 produces MSFNDDGGVARDGRKTTATRFVFTREERELLVNLVTRHKAVIENKRTDALTKRAKDSAWEKLTSEYNSQPGIRRVTVAQLRKLWDNEKSKWKKKQSEQKRNLYATGGGPSTCRPMSPSLALVGAAASHMGTRLQNPYDSDGVHLNQPVLSLSPSRIFESMLTGSQDNTEELLDTTNFMPWPAVGVTKSYGFADIGSTGTASHTAQLHATIKVLATWLLGLCD; encoded by the exons ATGTCTTTCAACGATGACGGTGGCGTCGCGCGTGACGGCAGGAAGACCACCGCAACGCGGTTCGTGTTCACGCGTGAGGAGCGTGAACTGCTTGTCAATCTGGTGACGCGGCACAAGGCAGTTATCGAAAACAAGAGAACTGACGCGCTCACCAAGCGCGCTAAGGACAGTGCCTGGGAAAAACTGACGAGCGAATACAACAGCCAACCAGGCATTCGTCGCGTTACGGTGGCACAGCTGCGTAAGTTGTGGGACAATGAAAAGTCCAAGTGGAAGAAGAAACAGTCAGAGCAAAAGCGAAACTTGTATGCCACAG GGGGCGGGCCATCTACCTGCCGGCCAATGAGCCCTTCATTGGCGCTAGTTGGAGCGGCGGCATCACACATGGGGACACGGCTCCAGAACCCTTATGACAGCGATGGAGTCCACCTCAATCAGCCAGTGCTTTCTTTATCGCCGTCGCGGATTTTCGAGAGCATGCTCACTGGTAGCCAAGACAACACGGAAGAGCTGCTTG ACACAACCAATTTCATGCCATGGCCAGCTGTTGGAGTCACCAAGAGCTATGGGTTTGCCGACATCGGGAGCACAGGCACCGCTAGTCATACGGCCCAACTGCATGCAACTATAAAAGTGCTGGCGACATGGCTTCTCGGGTTGTGTGACTAA